From the Psychrobacillus sp. FSL K6-4046 genome, one window contains:
- a CDS encoding tRNA (adenine(22)-N(1))-methyltransferase TrmK, with the protein MNAKNLSDRLKTVASFVEQDTILADIGSDHAYLPCYLVHQSIISKAIAGEVVKGPFESAVKQVKSEGLDKQIEVRFGDGLQVIEDEDQVGTVTIAGMGGPLIASILEAGKHKLTNVHTLILQPNIHAKAIREWAIKEGWNIDQETILEEHSKIYEVIVLKKGKMVLTEQELLLGPILMQSCTSVFQKKWSVEMKEWERILTQLKNIPPSPEVLQKVEEIENKISLVKELL; encoded by the coding sequence ATGAATGCGAAAAACTTATCAGATAGACTGAAAACTGTGGCATCCTTTGTCGAACAGGATACAATTTTAGCGGATATAGGAAGTGACCATGCTTATCTTCCATGTTACTTGGTCCACCAATCCATAATCTCTAAAGCAATTGCTGGAGAGGTAGTAAAGGGACCATTTGAATCTGCAGTGAAACAAGTGAAAAGTGAAGGCCTGGATAAGCAAATTGAAGTGCGTTTTGGCGACGGTCTGCAAGTGATTGAAGACGAGGACCAAGTGGGCACCGTTACAATTGCTGGGATGGGTGGTCCGTTAATTGCTTCCATACTAGAAGCAGGTAAGCATAAACTTACTAACGTTCACACGCTCATTCTTCAACCGAACATTCACGCAAAAGCAATTAGAGAATGGGCGATTAAAGAAGGCTGGAATATTGATCAAGAAACAATTTTGGAGGAGCATTCCAAAATTTATGAAGTAATTGTACTTAAAAAAGGAAAAATGGTGCTTACTGAACAGGAGCTTTTATTAGGACCAATTTTAATGCAAAGCTGTACAAGTGTATTTCAGAAAAAATGGTCAGTTGAAATGAAAGAATGGGAAAGAATACTGACTCAATTAAAAAATATTCCACCATCTCCGGAAGTTTTACAAAAAGTAGAGGAAATAGAGAATAAAATCTCGTTAGTGAAGGAGCTGTTGTAA
- the cccA gene encoding cytochrome c550 yields the protein MQKNPIIPFILIMAFGIGLIFFLSIDGVGNKAEITAEHEAAEGGESAEGGEEATAGEFDPEALAQGKCISCHGNTYEGGMGPSLVGTALSEDEIKDILANGKGSMPGGLVPEANLDEMAAWVKSLGE from the coding sequence ATGCAAAAGAATCCAATTATCCCATTTATACTTATTATGGCATTTGGTATCGGTTTAATTTTCTTCCTATCTATCGATGGAGTAGGTAATAAAGCAGAAATTACGGCTGAACATGAAGCTGCTGAAGGCGGAGAATCTGCTGAAGGTGGAGAAGAAGCTACTGCTGGTGAATTCGATCCTGAAGCACTTGCTCAAGGAAAATGTATCAGCTGTCACGGTAACACTTATGAAGGCGGAATGGGGCCATCATTAGTGGGTACAGCATTGTCTGAAGATGAAATTAAAGACATTTTAGCTAATGGTAAAGGTTCAATGCCTGGTGGTTTAGTACCAGAAGCAAACCTGGATGAAATGGCTGCTTGGGTCAAATCTCTAGGTGAATAA
- a CDS encoding Nif3-like dinuclear metal center hexameric protein — translation MKQTNGQHLISIFEEWAPRSLAVEGDSVGLQIGRLDKLVTKVLVTLDVNDEVVDEAIEQGCQLIIAHHPPIYSKLKNIRTDMPQGRLFEKLIKHDIAVYAAHTNLDIATGGVNDLLAEALKLENISILEPTTSENLMKLEVFTPKEATETVRKALAEAGAGNIGDYNSCSFTTSGEGRFKPEESAEPYIGKPNELAVVKEEKIEVVLPESKKNKVLRALLNNHPYEEPAYNLMSLDTQVNEMGLGRIGLLPKKVSLADYANTVKSLLNVPFVRVVGPLDKPVQKVAVLGGDGNKYISIAKRAGADVFITGDLYFHIAQDALAMGLAVIDPGHHIEQIMKIGVAKYMQAECLNKKLDCEFIASKISTEPFKLI, via the coding sequence ATGAAGCAAACCAATGGACAACATCTTATTTCTATCTTTGAAGAATGGGCACCACGCTCCTTAGCGGTAGAGGGAGATTCGGTAGGTCTTCAAATCGGTAGATTAGATAAGCTGGTTACGAAGGTGCTTGTGACATTAGATGTGAACGACGAAGTGGTTGATGAAGCAATTGAGCAAGGGTGTCAGCTAATCATTGCTCATCATCCTCCTATTTACAGTAAGCTTAAGAATATACGTACAGATATGCCACAAGGACGTCTGTTTGAAAAACTGATTAAGCATGATATTGCTGTATACGCTGCTCATACGAATTTGGATATAGCTACTGGAGGGGTTAATGATCTATTAGCTGAAGCACTGAAGCTAGAGAATATTTCTATATTAGAACCAACTACCTCCGAAAACTTAATGAAGCTTGAAGTATTTACTCCTAAAGAAGCTACTGAAACCGTTAGAAAGGCTCTAGCAGAGGCTGGAGCAGGTAATATAGGGGATTATAATAGCTGTAGCTTTACAACCTCTGGAGAAGGCCGGTTTAAGCCTGAGGAAAGTGCAGAGCCTTATATCGGGAAGCCAAATGAGTTAGCGGTTGTAAAAGAGGAAAAAATAGAGGTAGTATTACCTGAATCTAAGAAAAACAAAGTATTAAGAGCCCTGTTAAATAATCATCCCTATGAAGAGCCTGCATACAATTTGATGAGTTTGGATACTCAGGTCAACGAAATGGGGCTTGGAAGAATAGGGTTATTACCAAAGAAAGTTTCTTTGGCGGATTATGCAAATACCGTTAAATCATTGCTAAACGTACCTTTTGTTCGAGTAGTTGGACCGCTTGATAAACCCGTTCAAAAGGTGGCAGTACTAGGCGGAGATGGTAACAAATATATTTCGATTGCTAAAAGGGCAGGGGCAGATGTTTTTATAACCGGGGACTTATATTTTCATATTGCACAAGATGCATTAGCGATGGGACTTGCTGTTATTGATCCTGGCCACCATATCGAACAAATTATGAAAATTGGCGTTGCAAAATATATGCAAGCGGAGTGCCTAAATAAAAAACTGGACTGTGAATTCATCGCTTCTAAGATATCTACAGAACCTTTTAAACTTATTTGA
- the dnaG gene encoding DNA primase: protein MNRIEEEVIEQVRNNTDIVDVISEFVQLTKRGRNFFGLCPFHGEQTPSFSVTQEKQIFHCFGCGAGGNVITFLMDIENLSFHEAVSKLGSRLGMQIEHKATEVSEEKAPVSKEVSLMKKAHEFASEYFHHLLLHTEEGENALHYLQERGFSTELIEKYKIGWSLPSWDALTTLLERKGMDLQEIEKTGLIIRKENELKYFDRFRGRIMFPVFDETGHVVAFSGRILGKKENEAKYLNSPESPMFQKSQILYNLDKARLDIRKKRNVVIFEGFLDVISASKAGITNGVATMGTALTSQHITKLNRLTSNVTLCFDGDKAGMEAAKRAAISLQGQNIQTEVAIIPDAMDPDDYIKNYGEEAFKEKIIEKPHSYLSFMMIVSKRDKNFNNENDTLQYIQEILEILSERNSSVERDLYVRQLSQETNVSEEAIYQHLRKIQGKKARDTKSSNHSNNSIPLAAPQELPKKKRTLSADERAERILLAHMLHNPQVIDIAIRTISDGPCFIRDAYEAAYVRLMGYYEDYPEGDYQRFLEVLNDGELRKIVMEAALSERDPEHETEEVMDCLRHIRKYRIEQQIGQKLHEAKEAEKMTDITKALQLAQEAIQLKKSLVNFQ from the coding sequence ATGAATCGTATAGAAGAAGAAGTAATCGAACAAGTTAGAAATAATACAGACATAGTTGATGTAATTAGTGAATTTGTTCAGCTTACAAAAAGAGGTAGAAACTTTTTCGGTCTCTGTCCATTTCATGGTGAACAAACCCCATCTTTTTCTGTCACTCAAGAAAAGCAAATTTTTCATTGCTTTGGCTGTGGAGCTGGTGGAAATGTAATTACGTTTTTAATGGACATTGAGAATCTCTCATTCCATGAAGCTGTTAGTAAATTAGGTAGCCGTCTTGGAATGCAGATTGAACATAAGGCAACCGAAGTTTCTGAAGAGAAAGCACCGGTCTCCAAAGAAGTATCTCTTATGAAAAAAGCGCATGAATTTGCTAGCGAATATTTTCATCATCTTTTACTTCACACGGAGGAAGGAGAAAATGCATTACATTACTTACAAGAAAGAGGGTTTTCTACCGAACTCATCGAAAAGTATAAAATAGGATGGTCATTGCCTAGCTGGGATGCCCTAACTACCTTATTAGAGAGAAAAGGTATGGATTTGCAAGAAATTGAGAAAACTGGACTTATTATTAGAAAAGAAAATGAATTGAAGTATTTTGACCGCTTTCGTGGAAGAATTATGTTTCCTGTTTTCGACGAAACTGGCCATGTAGTTGCGTTCTCTGGAAGGATTCTTGGTAAGAAAGAAAATGAAGCCAAATATTTAAATAGTCCTGAATCCCCTATGTTTCAAAAAAGCCAGATACTCTATAACTTAGATAAAGCGCGACTAGACATTAGGAAAAAACGCAACGTGGTTATTTTTGAAGGCTTTTTAGATGTTATATCGGCGTCTAAAGCGGGTATAACAAATGGTGTTGCAACAATGGGAACAGCATTAACGTCTCAACATATAACCAAGCTGAATAGATTAACCTCCAATGTTACCCTTTGTTTCGATGGAGACAAGGCAGGGATGGAAGCAGCAAAAAGAGCAGCAATCTCTTTACAAGGGCAAAATATTCAGACAGAGGTTGCGATTATTCCGGATGCCATGGATCCAGATGATTATATTAAGAATTATGGGGAAGAAGCTTTTAAGGAGAAAATTATTGAAAAGCCCCATTCTTATCTTTCATTTATGATGATTGTTTCCAAAAGAGATAAGAATTTTAATAACGAAAATGATACCCTTCAGTATATTCAAGAAATATTGGAAATACTGAGTGAGAGAAACTCTTCTGTAGAAAGGGATCTGTATGTTCGACAGCTTTCTCAGGAAACAAATGTATCCGAAGAAGCTATCTATCAACATTTACGGAAAATACAGGGGAAAAAAGCAAGAGACACTAAAAGTAGTAATCATAGCAACAATTCCATTCCTTTAGCTGCTCCTCAAGAGCTGCCTAAAAAGAAACGAACTCTTTCAGCTGATGAAAGAGCAGAAAGAATTTTATTAGCACATATGCTCCATAATCCGCAGGTAATTGACATTGCAATTAGAACTATAAGTGATGGCCCATGTTTTATAAGGGACGCATACGAAGCTGCGTACGTTCGTTTGATGGGGTATTACGAAGATTATCCGGAAGGTGACTATCAACGGTTTTTAGAAGTATTAAACGACGGTGAATTAAGGAAAATAGTAATGGAAGCTGCGCTCTCAGAACGTGATCCAGAACATGAAACTGAAGAAGTCATGGACTGTTTGCGCCATATTAGAAAATACCGGATAGAGCAGCAAATTGGGCAAAAGTTACATGAAGCTAAAGAGGCTGAAAAAATGACGGATATAACTAAAGCGCTCCAACTGGCACAAGAGGCCATTCAGTTAAAAAAATCTTTAGTAAATTTTCAATAA
- a CDS encoding helix-turn-helix transcriptional regulator produces the protein MSPIELNKRQVEILDIVKGNGPITGEQIAERLNLTRSTLRPDLAILTMAGFLDARPRVGYFYSGKKTSQAISDSIAQMLVKDFQSIPVVVEESMSVYDAICHMFLEDVGSLFVVDKKSVLSGVLSRKDFLRTSIGNQDLTKMPVHMIMTRMPNITYCLKEDTLIEVANKLMSRQIDSLPVVKESKDGLEIVGRITKTNITRAFLSLADDHDL, from the coding sequence GTGAGTCCAATCGAACTCAACAAACGGCAAGTCGAAATTTTGGACATTGTAAAAGGGAATGGACCTATTACTGGTGAACAAATTGCAGAACGACTTAATCTGACTAGGTCAACTCTAAGACCTGATCTTGCGATATTAACGATGGCTGGCTTTCTGGATGCTCGACCTCGTGTAGGTTATTTTTACTCAGGTAAGAAAACCAGTCAGGCAATCTCTGATAGCATTGCACAAATGCTCGTAAAGGATTTTCAGTCTATCCCCGTTGTTGTAGAAGAAAGTATGTCGGTTTACGATGCAATATGCCATATGTTTTTAGAGGATGTTGGCTCTTTGTTTGTCGTTGATAAAAAATCAGTATTATCCGGTGTGCTTTCTAGGAAAGACTTTTTACGAACAAGTATCGGAAACCAAGACTTAACCAAAATGCCGGTACATATGATTATGACTAGGATGCCAAATATTACGTATTGTCTGAAGGAAGATACATTAATTGAGGTAGCTAATAAATTAATGAGTCGGCAAATAGATTCGTTACCGGTAGTAAAAGAGTCGAAAGACGGTCTAGAGATTGTTGGAAGAATAACTAAAACAAATATTACACGTGCCTTCTTATCTTTAGCTGATGACCATGATTTATGA
- the rpoD gene encoding RNA polymerase sigma factor RpoD, producing MADKSERTKETDIELSLLEAKKQLIELGKKNGEVTYHDIADKLASFDLESDQIEEFIDQLEGKGIELGRKAGDEEDLDRLMKGKEEETFDLNDLSVPPGVKINDPVRMYLKEIGRVDLLKASEEIALAERIEQGDEEARKRLAEANLRLVVSIAKRYVGRGMLFLDLIQEGNMGLIKAVEKFDHRKGFKFSTYATWWIRQAITRAIADQARTIRIPVHMVETINKLIRVQRQLLQDLGREPSPEEIGEEMDLPAEKVREILKIAQEPVSLETPIGEEDDSHLGDFIEDADAQSPSDHAAYELLKEQLEDVLDTLTDREENVLRLRFGLDDGRTRTLEEVGKVFGVTRERIRQIEAKALRKLRHPSRSKRLKDFLE from the coding sequence ATGGCGGACAAGTCTGAACGTACAAAAGAAACGGACATCGAATTATCATTATTAGAAGCAAAGAAACAACTGATTGAGTTAGGTAAAAAGAATGGTGAGGTAACTTATCATGATATAGCAGATAAATTAGCGTCTTTCGATTTAGAATCAGATCAAATCGAGGAATTCATTGATCAGCTAGAAGGCAAGGGTATTGAACTTGGGCGTAAAGCTGGAGATGAGGAAGATTTAGATCGTTTGATGAAGGGTAAGGAAGAAGAAACTTTTGACCTTAATGATTTAAGTGTTCCCCCAGGTGTTAAAATCAATGATCCTGTACGCATGTACTTAAAAGAAATTGGTCGAGTAGACCTTTTAAAGGCATCAGAGGAAATTGCACTTGCTGAAAGAATAGAGCAAGGTGATGAAGAAGCGAGAAAGCGTCTAGCAGAGGCGAATCTACGTTTAGTTGTAAGTATTGCGAAGCGATACGTTGGTCGTGGTATGCTTTTCTTAGATTTAATTCAAGAAGGAAATATGGGTCTTATTAAAGCAGTAGAGAAATTCGATCACAGAAAAGGTTTTAAATTCAGTACGTATGCAACTTGGTGGATTCGCCAGGCCATAACTCGTGCAATTGCAGACCAAGCAAGAACTATTCGTATACCAGTGCATATGGTCGAAACAATTAACAAACTGATTCGTGTGCAACGTCAATTACTTCAAGACTTAGGCCGTGAGCCTTCTCCAGAAGAAATCGGAGAAGAAATGGATCTTCCAGCAGAAAAAGTTCGTGAAATCTTGAAAATTGCTCAAGAGCCTGTTTCTTTAGAAACACCTATTGGAGAAGAAGATGATTCACATTTAGGTGATTTTATTGAAGATGCCGATGCACAGTCACCATCGGATCATGCAGCATATGAGCTTCTTAAAGAGCAATTAGAAGATGTACTAGACACTTTAACTGACCGTGAAGAAAATGTACTCCGTTTACGATTTGGTTTAGATGATGGTCGTACAAGAACACTTGAAGAAGTAGGAAAAGTTTTTGGTGTTACTCGTGAACGTATTCGTCAAATTGAAGCGAAGGCATTAAGAAAATTACGCCATCCTTCTAGAAGCAAACGTTTAAAAGATTTCTTAGAATAA
- a CDS encoding pyruvate, water dikinase regulatory protein: MKMLNLFIVSDSIGETGELVARAAVSQFRPGLQHTKLKRFTHIDSLDHIKEITALAKDQNASILYTLVQQEMREAIVKYCKEYDLECVDLIGPVINLLEKKLDEKSFEEPGLVRKLDEDYFKKIEAVEFAVKYDDGRDPRGLLQADIVLIGVSRTSKTPLSQYLANKRYKVANVPLVPEVEPPEELFQIDPSKCFGLIITPDKLNSIRRERLIAIGLKDDASYAKVERINEEIAHFQKVVERIGCKVIDVTNRAVEETANLVITQIQQK, translated from the coding sequence ATGAAAATGTTAAACCTATTTATTGTCTCAGACTCCATTGGGGAAACTGGCGAGCTAGTAGCTAGAGCTGCAGTAAGCCAATTTAGACCAGGTCTGCAGCATACCAAACTAAAAAGATTTACCCATATCGATTCTTTGGATCATATAAAAGAAATTACTGCTTTAGCTAAAGACCAGAATGCAAGTATCTTATATACATTAGTTCAACAGGAAATGAGAGAAGCTATTGTTAAGTATTGCAAAGAATATGACTTAGAGTGTGTAGATCTTATCGGCCCTGTAATTAATCTACTCGAAAAGAAACTAGATGAAAAATCTTTTGAAGAGCCTGGTCTCGTTCGAAAGCTGGATGAAGATTACTTTAAAAAAATTGAAGCAGTAGAGTTTGCTGTAAAATATGACGATGGTAGAGATCCAAGAGGGTTATTGCAGGCGGATATTGTACTAATAGGTGTCTCCCGCACTTCTAAAACACCTTTATCGCAATACTTGGCAAACAAACGGTATAAGGTTGCCAACGTACCATTAGTACCAGAAGTAGAGCCGCCAGAAGAACTTTTCCAAATAGATCCTTCGAAATGCTTCGGTCTTATCATTACTCCTGACAAATTAAACTCCATTAGAAGAGAAAGACTAATCGCAATTGGTCTTAAAGATGATGCTTCTTACGCCAAAGTGGAACGTATTAATGAAGAAATTGCGCATTTTCAAAAAGTGGTAGAAAGAATTGGCTGTAAGGTTATTGATGTGACAAATCGAGCGGTAGAAGAAACAGCAAATCTAGTAATAACTCAAATTCAACAAAAATAA
- a CDS encoding 4-hydroxy-3-methylbut-2-enyl diphosphate reductase → MIVQKISPRGYCYGVVDAMVIARNAAMDSSLPRPIYILGMIVHNKHVTDAFEQDGIITLDGENRLDILSKVDTGTVIFTAHGVSPEVKELARKKGLVSIDATCPDVTVTHDLIKEKTAEGYDIIYIGKKGHPEPEGAIGVAPTKVHLVQTNEDIESLSLSNTKLLVTNQTTMSQWDVVHLMEKLKEKFPHIEVHKEICLATQVRQEAVAEQAGEAELLIVVGDPMSNNSNRLTQVSEEIAGTPSYRVGDISDLKLEWLDNVNHVAVTAGASTPTPIVKEVIQFLEKYDPNDPTTHDTTKKVLPEKILPKIKVPKPVTKIEPYTVN, encoded by the coding sequence ATGATTGTACAAAAAATTTCGCCTAGAGGATATTGTTATGGTGTGGTGGATGCAATGGTTATTGCAAGGAATGCAGCAATGGATTCATCTCTTCCACGTCCAATTTATATATTAGGAATGATTGTTCACAATAAACATGTAACAGATGCATTTGAGCAGGATGGTATTATTACTTTAGATGGAGAAAATCGCTTAGATATTCTATCAAAGGTCGATACAGGAACGGTCATTTTTACAGCGCATGGAGTTTCACCAGAGGTAAAGGAATTAGCTCGCAAAAAAGGATTAGTTTCCATTGATGCCACATGCCCTGATGTTACCGTTACCCATGATTTAATAAAAGAAAAAACAGCAGAAGGCTATGATATTATTTATATCGGAAAAAAAGGGCATCCTGAACCTGAAGGAGCAATCGGGGTTGCCCCAACTAAAGTCCATCTTGTTCAAACAAATGAGGATATTGAAAGTCTTTCCCTTTCTAATACAAAATTATTAGTCACAAATCAAACTACTATGTCACAATGGGACGTTGTTCATCTCATGGAAAAGCTGAAAGAAAAGTTTCCTCACATTGAGGTACACAAAGAAATTTGTCTTGCCACTCAAGTTAGACAAGAAGCGGTTGCGGAGCAAGCAGGAGAAGCTGAGCTACTAATTGTTGTTGGTGATCCAATGAGTAATAACTCTAATAGACTTACACAAGTTTCAGAGGAAATTGCTGGCACTCCATCTTACCGAGTCGGCGATATATCTGATCTTAAATTAGAATGGCTAGACAATGTTAACCATGTAGCAGTGACTGCCGGAGCTTCCACACCAACACCGATTGTTAAGGAAGTCATCCAGTTTTTAGAGAAATACGATCCAAATGATCCTACAACTCATGATACAACAAAAAAAGTACTTCCCGAGAAAATTCTACCTAAGATTAAAGTTCCTAAACCAGTTACTAAAATAGAGCCTTATACAGTTAACTAA
- a CDS encoding acyl-CoA dehydrogenase family protein translates to MNFDLTQEHQMIRKTIREFASEVVAPGAIERDKTKEFPKEIFKQLADMGMMGLPFSEEYGGAGADTVSFAIVTEELSRACASTGITYSAHISLGGAPLSLFGTEEQKQKYLVPICTGESLGAFGLTEPNAGSDAGGTQTTAKEEGNDFVINGSKAFITNASYAKHLALTAITGMSDGKKEISAIIVPTDADGFTVIDNYEKMGLNASNTTELVIENVRVPQENLLGKRGNGFRQFLVTLDGGRIGIGAMAVGIAQAAFDRALQYSKERKQFGKTLSEFQITQFKLADMAMKIELARTMVHKAAWLKDQGRPFGKEASMCKLYASEIAMEVADQAIQLHGGYGYMKEYEVERYMRDAKLLEIGEGTSEVQRMVIARHIGC, encoded by the coding sequence ATGAATTTTGATTTAACGCAGGAACACCAAATGATTCGTAAAACGATTCGAGAGTTTGCTAGTGAGGTTGTAGCTCCCGGAGCAATTGAGCGAGACAAAACGAAGGAATTTCCAAAAGAAATCTTTAAACAGTTAGCCGACATGGGGATGATGGGCTTACCGTTTTCAGAGGAGTATGGTGGAGCAGGAGCTGATACAGTTAGCTTTGCTATTGTGACTGAAGAATTGAGTCGTGCCTGTGCATCAACTGGTATTACCTATTCAGCTCATATATCACTAGGCGGAGCACCGCTAAGCTTGTTCGGAACAGAAGAACAAAAACAAAAGTACTTAGTTCCAATTTGTACAGGAGAATCTTTAGGTGCTTTTGGATTAACGGAGCCAAATGCTGGATCAGATGCTGGGGGAACTCAAACAACTGCAAAAGAAGAAGGTAATGATTTTGTTATAAATGGAAGCAAGGCGTTTATTACAAACGCTAGTTATGCAAAACATCTTGCACTGACTGCTATTACAGGTATGTCAGATGGTAAAAAAGAGATTTCTGCTATTATAGTTCCAACTGATGCAGATGGTTTTACAGTAATTGATAACTATGAAAAAATGGGGTTAAATGCCTCTAACACGACTGAATTAGTGATAGAAAATGTTAGAGTACCTCAAGAAAACTTATTAGGTAAACGAGGAAATGGTTTCAGACAATTTCTTGTTACGTTAGACGGTGGAAGAATAGGAATAGGTGCAATGGCAGTAGGGATTGCTCAAGCTGCATTTGACCGAGCTCTCCAATATTCCAAGGAACGTAAACAGTTTGGAAAAACATTATCAGAGTTTCAAATTACACAGTTTAAACTAGCAGATATGGCAATGAAGATTGAATTAGCAAGAACGATGGTGCATAAAGCTGCTTGGTTAAAGGACCAAGGACGACCGTTTGGTAAAGAGGCATCTATGTGTAAACTATATGCTTCTGAAATTGCAATGGAGGTTGCTGATCAAGCGATTCAGCTTCATGGCGGATATGGATATATGAAAGAATATGAAGTAGAACGCTATATGAGAGATGCGAAACTTCTTGAAATTGGAGAAGGTACTTCCGAGGTGCAACGAATGGTAATAGCTAGACATATTGGTTGTTAA
- a CDS encoding glycine--tRNA ligase has translation MEFSMENVVSLAKQRGFVFPGSEIYGGLANTWDYGPLGVELKNNVKKAWWKKFVQESPYNVGLDAAILMNPKTWVASGHIGNFNDPMIDCKKCKSRHRVDKIIEDALDKKGIEMVIDGLSFEKMEEIMKEHNVVCPSCGAYDYTEIRQFNLMFKTFQGVTESSTNEIFLRPETAQGIFVNYKNVQRSMRKKMPFGIAQVGKSFRNEITPGNFTFRTREFEQMELEFFCKPGEDMEWFEFWRNYCREWLLNLGVSENSIRLRDHSDDELSHYSNATTDIEYKFPFGWGELWGIADRTDFDLKQHMEHSGEDFNYIDPVTNERYVPYCIEPSLGADRVTLAFLCEAYDVEQLEGDDQRTVLRFHPALAPVKAAILPLSKKLSEGATALFSDLSKHFMVDYDESQSIGKRYRRQDEIGTPFCITYDFDSETDGQVTVRHRDSMEQTRMPISEVKAYIEEQIQF, from the coding sequence ATGGAATTTTCAATGGAAAATGTAGTAAGTTTAGCAAAACAAAGAGGCTTTGTATTCCCTGGCTCTGAAATTTATGGAGGTTTGGCAAATACATGGGATTACGGTCCACTTGGAGTAGAGCTTAAAAACAACGTAAAAAAAGCTTGGTGGAAAAAATTTGTACAAGAGTCACCATATAATGTAGGTTTAGATGCTGCTATTCTTATGAACCCAAAAACATGGGTCGCTTCAGGTCATATTGGTAACTTCAATGATCCAATGATCGACTGTAAAAAATGTAAATCACGTCACCGAGTGGATAAAATCATCGAGGATGCATTAGATAAAAAAGGAATTGAAATGGTAATCGATGGCCTTTCCTTTGAGAAAATGGAAGAAATCATGAAGGAGCATAATGTAGTTTGTCCTTCTTGTGGTGCATATGATTACACGGAAATTCGTCAATTTAACTTGATGTTCAAAACGTTCCAAGGTGTAACGGAATCTTCTACGAACGAAATCTTTTTACGTCCAGAAACAGCACAAGGTATTTTTGTAAACTATAAAAATGTACAGCGTTCTATGCGTAAAAAAATGCCATTCGGTATTGCCCAAGTAGGAAAAAGTTTCCGAAATGAAATCACTCCTGGTAACTTCACTTTCCGTACGAGAGAATTTGAACAAATGGAGCTAGAGTTTTTCTGTAAACCTGGTGAAGACATGGAATGGTTTGAGTTCTGGCGCAATTATTGCCGCGAATGGCTACTTAACTTAGGTGTTTCGGAGAATAGCATTCGTTTAAGAGACCACTCTGACGACGAACTTTCGCATTACTCGAATGCAACAACAGACATTGAATATAAATTCCCATTCGGTTGGGGTGAACTATGGGGTATTGCCGATAGAACTGACTTCGATTTGAAGCAGCATATGGAACACTCTGGTGAAGATTTCAATTATATCGACCCAGTAACCAATGAAAGATATGTACCATATTGCATCGAGCCATCTCTAGGTGCTGACCGTGTAACATTGGCATTCTTATGCGAGGCTTATGACGTGGAGCAGCTAGAAGGCGACGACCAACGAACAGTTTTACGCTTCCACCCTGCTCTAGCTCCGGTAAAAGCAGCGATCTTGCCTTTATCGAAGAAGCTATCTGAAGGTGCAACTGCTTTATTCTCTGACCTTAGCAAGCATTTCATGGTGGACTATGATGAGTCTCAATCGATTGGTAAACGTTACCGTCGCCAAGATGAAATCGGTACACCATTCTGTATCACGTATGACTTTGATTCCGAAACGGACGGTCAAGTTACAGTGCGTCATCGTGATTCAATGGAACAAACAAGAATGCCTATTTCAGAAGTAAAAGCTTATATTGAAGAGCAAATACAATTTTAA